From Vagococcus jeotgali, one genomic window encodes:
- a CDS encoding aminopeptidase C: protein MSFSINKETIKTMQQEFKSSKEHHIAQRSVSKNGILASSENMDSVVANHPTFSIDLDTGNVTNQKQSGRCWMFAALNTFRHDVLNNHHIKDFELSQNYTFFWDKFEKANYFYHNIIKTSHEDITSRDVAFLLATPQQDGGQWDMLVAIIQKYGIVPKTIMPETSSSSNSRELNTILNKKLRKDALTLRKALDEGASKSDIQNIINQLLQEVYNLLSIALGTPPTEFDYAYYDTDNNYHIKQGLTPQTFFDEFIGVDLDDYISIINAPTKDKPYNKLYTIDMLGTVVGGKEIRHLNLDMKTFKELTIKQLQDGESVWFGCDVGQSSTRDSGIMALDIYSVEETLDIDLTMSKAQRLDYGESLMTHAMVITGVDLVNDIAKKWKVENSWGDKVGSKGYFVMSDDWFEEFTYQVVINKKYLSDELKTIVEKDDVTVLAPWDPMGALA from the coding sequence ATGAGTTTTTCAATTAATAAAGAAACTATTAAAACAATGCAACAAGAATTTAAGTCGAGTAAAGAGCACCATATTGCACAACGTTCTGTTAGTAAAAATGGAATTTTAGCTTCTTCAGAAAATATGGATTCTGTAGTAGCTAATCACCCAACATTTTCAATTGATTTAGATACAGGTAATGTGACCAATCAAAAACAAAGTGGAAGATGCTGGATGTTTGCGGCACTTAATACATTTAGACATGATGTTTTAAACAATCATCATATTAAAGATTTTGAATTATCACAAAACTATACTTTCTTTTGGGACAAATTTGAAAAAGCTAATTATTTTTACCACAACATTATTAAAACTTCCCACGAAGATATTACAAGTCGTGATGTAGCCTTTTTACTTGCTACCCCACAACAAGATGGTGGCCAGTGGGACATGTTAGTTGCGATTATTCAAAAATATGGTATCGTTCCAAAAACAATTATGCCAGAAACAAGTAGTAGCTCAAATAGCCGTGAATTAAACACTATTTTAAATAAAAAACTAAGAAAAGATGCCCTAACACTTCGAAAAGCCCTTGATGAAGGTGCTAGTAAATCTGATATTCAAAATATCATTAATCAATTACTACAAGAAGTTTATAATCTCTTAAGCATCGCACTTGGGACACCACCAACTGAATTTGATTATGCTTATTATGATACTGACAATAATTATCATATTAAACAAGGATTAACACCTCAAACTTTTTTTGATGAATTCATTGGGGTTGATTTAGATGATTATATTAGTATTATCAATGCACCAACCAAAGATAAACCTTATAACAAGCTCTACACCATAGATATGCTAGGAACTGTAGTAGGCGGAAAAGAAATCAGACATCTTAATTTAGATATGAAAACATTTAAAGAACTAACGATTAAACAACTTCAAGATGGAGAAAGTGTCTGGTTTGGTTGTGACGTTGGACAGTCTTCAACTCGTGATTCAGGTATTATGGCTCTGGATATTTACAGTGTTGAAGAGACCCTTGATATTGATTTAACTATGTCAAAAGCCCAAAGACTTGATTATGGTGAGAGTCTAATGACTCATGCCATGGTTATCACTGGTGTGGATTTAGTTAATGATATAGCTAAAAAATGGAAAGTAGAAAACAGTTGGGGTGACAAAGTTGGAAGTAAAGGCTATTTCGTTATGAGTGATGATTGGTTTGAAGAATTTACATACCAAGTCGTTATTAATAAAAAATATCTTTCTGATGAATTAAAAACCATTGTTGAAAAAGATGACGTGACTGTTTTAGCTCCGTGGGATCCAATGGGGGCACTAGCTTAA
- a CDS encoding LCP family glycopolymer transferase, with protein sequence METRKSRSEQNNKSNKPKKKMSGLKKTLIALATVLVICLAGAGIFFAKTYFDVKNVAEKMSVPVEGRPESVKVKEGDPFSVLLLGIDTGDFGRNDVGRSDTMLVATVNPREKKTTLISVPRDTRTEIIGHDTTEKIAHAYAHGQEKMAMDTVDNLLDMQLDHYIWINMMGFEGLVNAVDGVDVDNKFEFEQDGFKFKKGPQSLNGEEALAYTRMRYEDPNGDYGRQVRQQEVIEGIADKALSLGGVKHYKAILKAIEDNMKTDLEPDEMFEIALNYRDSFQNIEDETLYGEGVWIDDVSYQEIPDDELVRVQNIIKGQVK encoded by the coding sequence ATGGAAACAAGAAAAAGTAGAAGTGAACAAAATAATAAATCAAATAAGCCAAAGAAAAAAATGAGTGGTCTCAAAAAGACTCTGATTGCTTTAGCAACAGTTTTAGTAATTTGTTTAGCCGGAGCAGGAATCTTTTTTGCTAAAACATATTTTGATGTCAAAAATGTTGCAGAAAAGATGAGCGTACCTGTTGAAGGACGGCCTGAGAGTGTGAAGGTGAAAGAAGGCGATCCTTTCTCAGTTTTACTACTTGGAATTGATACAGGGGATTTTGGAAGAAACGATGTTGGTCGTTCTGATACCATGTTAGTGGCTACTGTAAATCCTCGTGAAAAGAAAACAACTTTAATAAGCGTACCGCGTGATACAAGAACTGAAATTATTGGACATGATACCACTGAAAAAATAGCTCATGCCTATGCTCATGGACAAGAGAAAATGGCGATGGATACTGTTGATAATTTATTAGATATGCAACTAGATCATTATATTTGGATCAATATGATGGGGTTTGAAGGTTTAGTTAATGCTGTTGACGGGGTTGATGTGGATAATAAATTTGAATTTGAGCAAGATGGCTTTAAATTTAAAAAAGGGCCTCAATCACTTAACGGAGAAGAAGCATTAGCTTATACTCGTATGCGCTACGAGGATCCAAATGGTGATTATGGTCGTCAAGTTCGTCAACAAGAAGTGATTGAAGGAATTGCTGATAAAGCACTTAGTCTTGGTGGAGTTAAGCATTATAAAGCTATTTTAAAAGCTATTGAGGACAATATGAAAACAGATTTAGAGCCAGATGAGATGTTTGAAATTGCTCTAAATTACCGGGATAGTTTCCAAAATATTGAAGATGAAACCTTATATGGCGAGGGTGTTTGGATTGATGATGTGTCTTACCAAGAAATCCCAGATGATGAGTTAGTTCGTGTTCAAAATATTATTAAAGGACAAGTTAAGTAG
- a CDS encoding MalY/PatB family protein has protein sequence MEDFIHQYYVPRIGTDSIKWDGMTNTYGEEGLLPLWVADLDFKVPKEVQHALSERVDHGIFGYSMPPKNYYETYLDWQLNQHDMKIKQDWIRFSTGVVNSIHYMIQCFTKKHDSIMILAPVYYPFFDAVRDNQRKLVVSDLVIEHEQYEMDFDDIEAKIKAHQIKMLIHCSPHNPVGRVWSQTELEKLLDICSKHDCLVVSDEIHQDFVASGYTFVSVLNIGEKYRENLIILNSASKSFNLASLLHSHIVIPSKEKQEQYDLFAKIVVNNAPSLFGMVATQASYEYGLKWLASLNQVIDNNFILLKELFKELLPKAVVYDKQGTYLAWIDLSFYLNGEVSIQDIQHKAKVAVDYGEWFSDKSKTCIRLNLGTHPDIIKQAVYQIKSIF, from the coding sequence ATGGAGGATTTTATTCATCAATATTATGTACCAAGAATAGGTACAGATTCTATAAAATGGGATGGTATGACAAATACTTATGGTGAAGAAGGATTATTACCACTTTGGGTTGCTGATCTGGATTTTAAAGTACCAAAAGAGGTTCAGCACGCTCTATCTGAGAGGGTAGATCATGGAATATTTGGCTATAGTATGCCACCTAAAAATTATTATGAGACATATCTAGATTGGCAACTAAATCAACATGATATGAAGATAAAACAAGATTGGATACGTTTTAGTACCGGTGTGGTCAATTCGATTCATTATATGATTCAATGTTTCACTAAAAAGCATGATAGTATTATGATTTTAGCACCTGTCTATTATCCATTTTTTGATGCTGTGCGTGATAATCAGCGGAAATTAGTTGTATCAGATTTGGTTATAGAACATGAACAGTATGAGATGGACTTTGATGATATTGAAGCAAAGATAAAAGCACATCAAATCAAGATGTTAATTCACTGTTCACCTCACAATCCTGTTGGTCGGGTGTGGTCTCAAACAGAATTAGAAAAATTACTTGATATCTGCTCTAAACACGATTGTTTAGTAGTATCTGATGAAATTCATCAAGATTTTGTAGCGAGTGGTTATACATTTGTTAGTGTTCTTAATATAGGTGAGAAGTATAGAGAGAATCTGATTATCTTAAATTCTGCATCGAAATCATTTAATTTAGCTAGTCTGCTACATTCACATATTGTGATTCCTTCGAAAGAAAAACAAGAGCAATATGATTTGTTTGCTAAAATTGTAGTTAATAATGCACCAAGTTTATTTGGAATGGTAGCAACACAGGCTAGTTATGAATATGGCCTAAAATGGTTAGCATCTTTAAATCAAGTCATTGACAATAATTTCATCTTACTTAAAGAGCTATTTAAGGAGTTACTCCCAAAAGCTGTAGTCTATGACAAACAAGGAACTTACTTGGCATGGATTGATTTATCTTTTTACCTAAATGGTGAGGTGAGTATCCAAGACATTCAACATAAAGCAAAAGTAGCTGTTGACTACGGAGAGTGGTTTAGTGATAAAAGTAAAACTTGTATTCGACTTAACTTAGGAACACACCCAGATATTATCAAACAGGCTGTGTATCAAATAAAGAGCATTTTTTAG
- a CDS encoding FeoA family protein: MISLLNITEKDNAVIQTINHPDQDMTQRFYDLGFYPGTLVKKVLTSPKGDPIAYRVRGTTIAIRNYDAAYVEVMIQDGHDS; this comes from the coding sequence ATGATTTCTTTACTCAATATAACAGAAAAAGATAATGCTGTAATACAAACAATTAATCACCCTGATCAAGATATGACACAACGTTTTTACGACTTAGGTTTTTATCCGGGAACACTTGTGAAAAAAGTTCTAACTAGTCCAAAAGGAGATCCTATTGCCTATAGAGTACGTGGAACAACCATTGCAATTAGAAATTATGATGCAGCATATGTGGAGGTAATGATACAAGATGGACATGACAGCTAA
- a CDS encoding FeoB small GTPase domain-containing protein produces the protein MDMTANGFIIDKKEPSDLVISLAGNPNVGKSSIFNELTRLRQHIGTITDFSSLEQFRQLLLDNGWTWLTAMNVILFILYHWSCSTTLLTIYKETKSKKWTFASFIIPTIIGVGITMMTTFIAHLFHLV, from the coding sequence ATGGACATGACAGCTAATGGATTTATTATAGACAAAAAAGAACCCAGTGATTTAGTGATTTCTTTAGCTGGAAATCCTAATGTTGGAAAAAGCTCAATTTTTAATGAATTAACAAGGCTCAGGCAACACATAGGAACTATTACAGACTTTAGCTCACTAGAGCAATTTAGACAATTACTGCTTGATAATGGCTGGACTTGGTTAACAGCTATGAATGTGATTTTATTTATCCTATATCACTGGTCATGTTCCACTACACTACTAACTATTTATAAAGAGACCAAAAGTAAAAAATGGACCTTTGCATCATTTATAATTCCAACCATTATTGGTGTAGGTATTACTATGATGACAACATTTATCGCTCATTTATTTCATTTAGTCTAA
- the asnS gene encoding asparagine--tRNA ligase: protein METINIIDSKNHVGETVKIGAWVANKRSSGKIAFLQLRDGSAFFQGVIVKSEVGEELFDLAKSLNQETSVIVTGEIREDTRSKFGYEIGITGIEVVGESIDYPITPKEHGTDFLMDHRHLWLRSSKQHAIMQVRNELIRATYEFFNDRGFIKIDPPILTSSAPEGTTELFETDYFGKEAYLSQTGQLYLEAAAMAFGKVFSFGPTFRAEKSKTRRHLTEFWMMEPEMAFVEQEESLEIQEQYVAFMIEKVLENCDYALDVLERDTELLKKYTQLPFPRISYDEAVELLQQNGFEDITWGDDFGSPHETFIANHYEKPVFILNYPKSMSPFYMKPHPTREDVVIRADLIAPEGYGEIIGGSERAIGYDYLLAEIEKDGLDRKDYEWYLDLQRYGAVPHSGFGLGLERTVTWVCGIDHVREASPFPRLLQRIYP, encoded by the coding sequence ATGGAAACAATCAATATTATTGATTCAAAAAATCATGTTGGAGAAACAGTTAAAATAGGGGCATGGGTAGCCAATAAGCGCTCTAGTGGAAAAATCGCCTTCTTACAATTAAGAGATGGGTCTGCATTTTTCCAAGGAGTTATTGTAAAAAGTGAAGTAGGTGAAGAACTTTTTGATTTAGCTAAAAGTTTAAACCAAGAAACATCAGTTATCGTAACTGGTGAAATTAGAGAAGATACACGTTCTAAATTCGGCTATGAAATTGGTATTACTGGAATCGAAGTGGTTGGAGAAAGTATTGATTACCCAATTACTCCAAAAGAGCATGGAACAGACTTTTTAATGGATCATCGTCATTTATGGTTACGTTCATCTAAGCAACATGCGATTATGCAAGTGAGAAATGAATTAATTCGTGCTACTTATGAATTTTTTAATGATCGTGGTTTCATTAAAATTGATCCACCGATTTTAACAAGTAGTGCACCAGAAGGAACAACAGAGCTATTTGAGACTGATTATTTTGGTAAGGAAGCTTATCTATCACAAACTGGTCAATTGTACTTAGAAGCAGCAGCAATGGCTTTTGGTAAAGTCTTTTCATTTGGTCCAACATTCCGTGCTGAAAAATCAAAAACACGCCGTCATTTAACAGAATTTTGGATGATGGAGCCAGAGATGGCTTTTGTCGAACAAGAAGAAAGTTTAGAAATTCAAGAGCAGTATGTTGCCTTTATGATTGAGAAAGTGTTAGAAAATTGTGACTATGCTTTAGATGTTTTAGAAAGAGATACTGAGTTACTTAAAAAATATACTCAACTACCTTTCCCTAGAATTTCTTATGATGAGGCTGTCGAATTATTACAACAAAATGGTTTTGAGGATATCACATGGGGTGATGACTTTGGTTCACCACATGAAACGTTTATTGCCAATCACTATGAAAAACCAGTATTCATTTTAAATTATCCAAAATCAATGAGTCCGTTTTACATGAAACCACATCCAACAAGAGAAGATGTAGTAATCCGTGCTGACTTAATTGCACCGGAAGGATATGGTGAAATTATAGGTGGTAGTGAACGTGCGATTGGTTACGACTATTTATTAGCTGAAATTGAAAAAGATGGTTTAGATCGTAAAGATTATGAATGGTACTTAGATCTACAACGCTACGGGGCTGTTCCTCATTCTGGATTTGGTTTAGGTTTAGAGCGAACTGTAACCTGGGTTTGTGGTATTGATCACGTGAGAGAGGCAAGTCCATTCCCACGTTTATTACAACGTATTTACCCATAA
- a CDS encoding pyridoxal phosphate-dependent aminotransferase has protein sequence MYLSKKVVNMQPSQTLAAAAKAKELKDQGVEVLDLTLGEPDFTTPKAIEEAAIASIKNGSASFYTPATGLVNLKQAIINRTKLDYGLVYQMDEVLVGTGAKFVLYSLFQALLNPSDEVLVPEPYWVSYVAQIELAEAKAVVVKTKLENQYKVTVDELNQQLSRKTKALVLNTPTNPTGSVYTRQELESIGEWAVKNNIYLIADDIYAKLVYNGNVFTSIASISKEIKEQSIVINGVSKAYSMTGWRIGYVLGNQKLIQQMAKIVSQSTSNPAAVSQYAAIEALNGSQADVEIMRQAFEERLNQTYPLLSQLPGVKIEKPAGAFYFFPDISECLSICGYEDVSEWVSDLLIEEHVAVVSGRAFGTDHHIRLSYATDIETLTEAIDRIGNFIDRKRNLK, from the coding sequence ATGTATCTATCAAAAAAAGTAGTTAACATGCAACCTTCGCAAACACTAGCAGCAGCCGCTAAAGCTAAAGAGTTAAAAGATCAAGGGGTTGAAGTATTAGATTTAACGCTTGGAGAGCCAGATTTTACAACGCCAAAAGCAATAGAAGAGGCAGCTATTGCTTCAATTAAAAATGGTTCTGCCAGTTTTTATACACCAGCCACTGGCTTAGTGAACTTAAAACAAGCCATTATTAACCGAACGAAGTTAGATTATGGGTTAGTCTATCAGATGGATGAAGTTTTAGTAGGAACAGGGGCTAAATTTGTTCTGTACAGCCTCTTTCAAGCTCTTTTAAATCCAAGTGATGAGGTCCTAGTTCCAGAGCCTTACTGGGTGAGTTATGTTGCTCAAATTGAGTTAGCTGAAGCTAAGGCAGTAGTTGTTAAAACAAAATTAGAAAATCAGTATAAAGTGACAGTAGATGAGTTGAATCAACAACTTAGTCGTAAAACAAAAGCTCTTGTTTTAAATACGCCTACTAATCCTACAGGCTCAGTGTATACAAGACAAGAGTTAGAATCCATTGGAGAATGGGCAGTAAAAAACAATATTTATCTGATTGCCGATGATATTTATGCTAAATTAGTTTATAATGGGAATGTATTTACATCAATAGCAAGTATATCCAAGGAAATCAAAGAACAATCGATTGTTATTAATGGGGTATCAAAAGCCTATTCAATGACAGGTTGGCGAATAGGTTATGTCTTAGGTAATCAAAAATTAATTCAACAGATGGCTAAAATAGTCTCTCAATCAACTAGCAACCCAGCTGCTGTGAGTCAGTATGCAGCTATTGAAGCCTTAAATGGTAGTCAAGCTGACGTTGAGATTATGAGGCAAGCTTTTGAGGAGCGTTTAAATCAAACATATCCTCTACTAAGTCAGTTACCTGGTGTGAAAATTGAAAAACCTGCAGGGGCTTTTTATTTTTTTCCAGATATTAGTGAGTGCTTGAGTATATGTGGTTATGAGGATGTTTCTGAGTGGGTTAGTGATTTACTGATTGAAGAACACGTAGCGGTCGTATCTGGTAGAGCTTTTGGAACCGATCACCATATTCGCTTAAGTTATGCTACAGATATTGAGACATTGACAGAGGCGATAGACCGGATAGGAAACTTTATTGATCGTAAAAGAAATTTGAAATGA
- a CDS encoding cell wall elongation regulator TseB-like domain-containing protein has protein sequence MKGHKIAKYTSIVLMIIILAIGFVLIKSTSPQRAAKKQAVKIAKDIGNIKQVDEFYWFTRDQSFFTIVGKDDKNQGKIVIIPEDGKEGIVYDTKDGVHYGEAVQAVLDSNETTHIKNINLGMVDNKPVWEISADGKNHELNYYLVDFKTGKIIEKIIGV, from the coding sequence ATGAAAGGACATAAAATAGCAAAATACACATCTATTGTGTTGATGATTATTATTTTAGCGATTGGTTTTGTATTAATTAAATCAACAAGTCCTCAACGAGCAGCGAAAAAACAAGCTGTTAAAATTGCAAAGGACATTGGTAATATTAAACAAGTAGATGAGTTTTACTGGTTTACAAGAGACCAATCATTTTTTACCATTGTAGGAAAAGATGATAAAAATCAGGGGAAAATTGTCATTATACCTGAAGACGGTAAAGAAGGTATTGTTTATGATACAAAAGACGGGGTTCATTATGGTGAAGCAGTACAAGCTGTACTAGACTCAAATGAAACAACTCATATAAAAAATATTAATTTAGGAATGGTTGATAACAAGCCTGTGTGGGAAATTTCAGCAGATGGTAAAAATCATGAGCTAAATTATTATTTAGTTGATTTTAAAACAGGAAAGATTATTGAAAAAATAATAGGCGTTTAA
- a CDS encoding helicase C-terminal domain-containing protein, with the protein MDTNSLFAVVDIETTGTDQEHDKIIQFACVFIENSQIVNQFSIDINPLRSIPKTISLLTGITNSDVTQAPYFEDVGFTIRQMLDGCVFVAHNVFFDFNFLNSELVRAGIEPLALECIDTVELFQAIYPTSNGFRVSDMASELQILHENPHEALSDAYVTANGLIKMMERLNTYPLVTLESLTDLSKHMGVDNHLFFEMVLNKNKQVKNRQLNEGIKIVDGLALKEKDYSFLNTKEFFKEDSNKNLLRPTQQVMVDNIEVFLQDDKAKNLLIEAETGIGKTMGYIYPFTSKKYNKPVLISTSTIMLQEQFVSKDIPFFNDLMKAQAIAVLRKSQRHYIYLDAFKVGLINEYGNEQKHYVITQMAILSWLLITTTGDLDEINVNKTNIIYKHIAHPGSHVMSKKSSFYEEDFYLYLDKKCQHADFIVVNHAFLLSDQFRIKKQLPSSDYVVVDEAHRLPQMAEETAMIRFSFNNTNFLIKSLLSYGEVSEKSSEVSLNHLVDLANNIINELRENLEWLEFSLMQFFKVSETKQDTIMNLDDYLTQISFAKKNMSETNLLFKELIVLKQSIKESVYRGSAINLIDYLSRLEELVLLGDSFMSIFTFSNKGEVKWFNQHKSHLNVLMVNMQETMLSDHDWYKQAKKIVYTSGTLQLDKDSHYFEDRLKLEHVKSIKLPSLYHYDKQSRFYVVRHPQFQAVHDTKDFAKRISQIVKKVYKTQEKNILILFTNHKLLQATFRQLNDYYANTQVQVLAQGITGTKEKIIKKVNQGEHSIILGATSFWEGVDFESDLVDIVMMTKIPFDPPNRPFVQARYQMLEDQGLNPFKVDALPLAGLRLRQGLGRLLRSPQDKGVVMMLDERFMTSDYHKALLSYLPESLSVDYLPMKDILEDMTAFFDDKSTIN; encoded by the coding sequence TTGGATACAAATAGTTTATTTGCTGTTGTAGATATTGAAACAACAGGTACCGATCAAGAGCATGATAAGATTATTCAATTTGCTTGTGTATTTATTGAAAATTCACAAATTGTTAATCAATTTTCAATAGATATAAATCCCTTACGTTCAATTCCTAAAACTATCAGTCTATTAACTGGTATAACCAACTCAGATGTCACTCAGGCACCTTATTTTGAAGATGTAGGGTTTACAATTCGTCAAATGTTAGACGGTTGTGTCTTTGTAGCTCATAATGTTTTTTTTGATTTTAATTTTTTAAATAGCGAATTAGTCCGAGCAGGTATTGAGCCTTTAGCTCTTGAGTGTATAGATACTGTAGAGTTGTTTCAAGCAATTTACCCAACATCAAATGGGTTTCGGGTAAGTGATATGGCAAGTGAGTTACAAATACTTCATGAAAATCCTCATGAAGCTTTAAGTGATGCTTATGTGACCGCTAATGGGTTAATTAAGATGATGGAAAGACTTAATACTTATCCTTTAGTGACTCTAGAGAGCCTAACTGATTTATCAAAACATATGGGTGTTGATAATCACTTATTTTTTGAAATGGTATTGAATAAAAATAAACAGGTCAAAAATAGACAATTAAATGAAGGGATTAAAATTGTTGATGGATTGGCACTAAAAGAAAAAGATTATTCTTTTCTGAATACTAAGGAATTTTTTAAAGAAGATAGTAACAAAAATCTTCTTCGTCCAACACAACAAGTGATGGTTGATAATATTGAGGTATTTTTACAAGATGATAAAGCCAAAAATTTATTGATTGAGGCAGAAACAGGAATTGGTAAAACGATGGGATATATTTACCCTTTCACTTCTAAAAAATATAATAAGCCTGTTTTAATATCTACTTCTACTATCATGCTTCAAGAACAATTTGTTTCAAAAGACATACCCTTCTTTAATGATTTAATGAAGGCTCAAGCTATTGCAGTACTTAGAAAGAGTCAGCGCCACTATATTTATTTAGATGCTTTTAAAGTAGGTTTAATCAATGAATATGGCAATGAGCAAAAACATTATGTTATCACACAAATGGCAATTTTATCTTGGTTATTAATTACAACAACAGGGGATCTAGATGAAATTAATGTCAATAAAACAAATATTATCTATAAACATATTGCTCACCCGGGAAGTCATGTGATGTCAAAAAAATCTTCTTTTTATGAAGAAGACTTTTATCTTTACTTGGATAAGAAATGCCAACATGCAGATTTCATAGTAGTTAACCATGCTTTTTTACTTTCTGATCAGTTTAGAATTAAAAAGCAATTACCAAGTAGTGATTATGTAGTGGTTGATGAGGCTCACAGGTTACCTCAAATGGCTGAGGAAACAGCAATGATTCGATTTTCTTTTAATAATACTAACTTTTTAATAAAATCACTTTTATCATACGGGGAGGTATCTGAAAAATCATCTGAGGTATCTTTAAATCACCTTGTTGATTTGGCTAATAATATAATAAATGAATTAAGAGAAAATTTGGAATGGCTAGAGTTTAGCTTAATGCAATTTTTTAAAGTATCTGAAACTAAGCAAGATACTATCATGAATTTAGATGACTACTTGACTCAAATTAGTTTTGCCAAAAAGAATATGTCAGAGACGAATTTGTTATTTAAGGAATTAATAGTTCTTAAACAGAGTATTAAAGAATCTGTCTACCGAGGATCGGCTATAAATTTAATTGATTATTTAAGTCGTTTAGAGGAATTGGTTTTATTAGGAGACTCTTTTATGTCAATTTTTACATTTTCTAATAAAGGGGAAGTGAAGTGGTTTAATCAGCATAAGTCGCATTTAAACGTTTTGATGGTTAATATGCAAGAAACAATGCTTAGTGATCATGATTGGTATAAGCAAGCTAAAAAAATCGTTTATACTAGTGGAACGTTACAATTAGATAAGGATAGTCATTATTTTGAGGATAGGCTAAAGCTGGAGCATGTAAAAAGTATAAAGTTACCTTCTTTATATCATTATGACAAGCAAAGTCGATTTTATGTTGTCAGACATCCACAATTTCAAGCAGTTCATGATACAAAAGACTTTGCTAAAAGAATTAGTCAGATTGTTAAGAAAGTTTATAAAACACAAGAAAAGAATATTTTGATTTTGTTTACAAATCATAAGTTATTACAAGCAACTTTTAGACAATTAAATGATTACTATGCTAATACACAAGTACAGGTATTAGCTCAAGGAATTACAGGAACAAAAGAGAAAATTATAAAAAAAGTTAATCAAGGGGAGCACTCTATTATTTTAGGTGCAACAAGTTTTTGGGAAGGTGTTGATTTTGAGAGTGATCTAGTGGATATTGTGATGATGACTAAAATTCCATTTGATCCCCCCAATCGACCTTTTGTACAGGCTAGGTATCAAATGCTTGAGGATCAAGGATTAAACCCTTTTAAAGTGGATGCACTACCTCTTGCTGGCTTAAGGTTAAGGCAAGGATTAGGTCGTCTACTTAGAAGTCCTCAAGATAAGGGAGTTGTGATGATGCTTGATGAGCGTTTCATGACAAGTGATTATCACAAAGCTCTGTTGTCTTATTTACCAGAGAGCCTATCAGTGGATTATTTACCTATGAAGGATATACTAGAGGACATGACAGCTTTTTTTGATGACAAATCAACAATAAATTAG
- the gloA gene encoding lactoylglutathione lyase, with the protein MKMAHTCVRVKDLDASLDFYQKAFDFEISRRRDFPDSKFSLVYLTLPGDDYELELTYNYDSDGYDLGNGYGHIAIATDDLEGLHAKHKAAGFDVTDLKNLPGVPPSYYFVIDPDGYKIEVIRFK; encoded by the coding sequence ATGAAAATGGCACATACTTGTGTAAGAGTGAAAGATTTAGATGCTTCTTTAGATTTTTATCAAAAAGCTTTTGATTTTGAAATTTCAAGAAGAAGAGATTTTCCTGATAGTAAATTTAGTTTAGTTTATTTAACTTTACCAGGTGATGATTACGAATTAGAGCTAACTTACAACTATGATTCAGATGGTTATGACCTTGGAAATGGTTATGGTCATATTGCAATCGCAACAGATGATTTGGAAGGTTTACACGCTAAACACAAAGCAGCAGGCTTTGATGTTACTGATCTTAAAAATTTACCTGGCGTTCCTCCATCATACTATTTTGTCATTGATCCAGATGGCTATAAAATTGAAGTTATTCGTTTTAAATAA